TGCCCGGTGGTGGCCTACTGCGGCGGGACTACGGGCTCGTGGAAATCAACTTCTCGCCGGACCAGCCAGGGCGGCAAGGGCAGATGTCGTGCTTCGGCTTCGGCGTGAAGGTCCAACGACTGCTCTACGACCAGTCCCCGAGCACCGTGCCGTCCCCGCTCTCGCGGGAATACGGGGAATTCGCACCCAGAGTCCCCTTCGAGGAATTGCAGACCGCCATCCTGGCCCTGGGCCACACGATCGAACTCGACAAGCACCACACGTCGCGTGACGTGGACTGCTTCCGCGTATCCGCGTCCGCCGCCCGTATTCACGTCGTCGCTGACCCTGCCCCGTACGGGTCAGGCGACCCAGATCCAGACGGACATCAAAGGGGCGACGTCTGGTCCGTCGACGTGTGGTGACCAGCCGGCGGCCTCCCAGCAGCGTCCGCGATACTCCGCACGCTCCTGAGTGGCGTGGATCAGGGCTTGTTCAGGCCTAGATTCTGTGTGGTGGTGTTGGCAGCGCCGGGACTCTTGATGTTGTTGTTGGTGCTGATGTTGTTGAACGCCGTGAGGATGCCGCTGAGGTTGATGGGCAGGATTGACCCGGTGCCTCCGCCGTTGCCTCCACCGTTGTTCCCGCCGGTCTGTTCGTAGGTGATGGTCACAGAGGCCGGTCCGGTGGCGGTTCCGGAGGTACCTCCCGCCGGGACGCGGTTGGACCCGCCACCGCCGCCACCGGGCCCATACGTCCCAGCGGAGATGGAGTCGCAGCCGCCGCCTCCGCCTCCGCCGAACCAGCCGGCACCGCCGCCTCCGCCGGAGAAAGGACCGCCGCCCTTGCCGCCGGTACCGCCGCTACCGGGGCTGCCCGGCGTGGCGGGTACGGGGCCGCCGGTGGCAGGGCATGCGGCCCCACCGGCGCCGGGGGTCGTCTGAGTTCCCCCTCCGCCTCCGCCGCCGCTGTTGGGCCTGCTGCCGCCGGTCTGACCGGTGACTCCGGCGTCTCCTCCGATGGCCTCGGGGTTCGGGTACGGGTCGAAGCCGGCTCCTCCGCCTCCGCCGCCGCCCGCGACGATCAGCCGGGGGTCGGTGGCGGTGTTGCCGGTGAGGAAGCAGCTGGCGCTGGTGGAGTCGCAGGTGCGCACATCGCTGGCCCCGCCGCCGGCGCCGCCCTCTTCGAACGAGCCGCCTGCGGCGCCTCCGCCTGTGTCGACGTTGACGTAGAGGGTGGTGGTGCCCGACGGCACGTTGACGGTGCCGGTGACGGTGGAGCCGTCACCGCCCACTCCTCCGTCGGTCCCGTTCTGCCCTGCGGCGCCGGTGGCGGTGATGGTCAGTTGGGTGATGCCAGACGGGACGGTGAAGGGCTGGTTGGCGCCGGGGGTGAAGGTGACACTCACGGGCGCCGCCGCGGCGGGTGTGGCCAGGGGCACCCCCAACGCCGCCGGCAGCGCCACCATGGCGAGCAGGAGGGCGCTGCGCCGGACCGGAGGCCGCAGCCGTTCGGCGCCACGTCGTGGGGATACTGCATTGTGCATGGTCAGTCTCACGCTCGGGACTCCTCGACCAGGGATGCCGATTGGGTTGGATGTTCCGGTGCTGCCTGGGACCGCCCGACGATCAAGCCACAACAGGCCGGTGCCGGAGATGCGGACACACCGTCACATCACGCCGCATGAATAGTCCTCGAGTCGGAGAAACCCGCTGCGTGGCTGGAGAATACGAGGGCATTGCGGGCACACCCTTGACAACGCAGCCGGCCTGGCCGGCGACGGGGGGCGCCCGGCCGGTCCGCGTCACCGTTTGCGGCGAGGCCGCGCCGGAGGCCGCCCGCCCGGCTTTGACGTCGAGGCATACAAGAGGCGCGACACATCGGCGACCCCGTCCACTGACACCCACCACCCACACGAGCACGCCGCCGGAGCCAAGCCCCGGCGGCGTACGCACATCCACCCCTCAACAACTCACCGGCACAACACCTGATCCACCAACCCCTCCAACCGCTGCGTCACCGCGTAATCCGCCGGATCCGTCGTCACCGCGATACTCACCGCACGACCCTCCGACGTCACCCCACCCCGCGTCTCGAACCCCGTGATGTCACCGCCGTGCCCCCAATACACCCCACCGCACGACAACGGCCGCCTCATCAGCCCCAACCCGTACCCCGCCCCCGAATCACCGATCGGCACGGTCGTCAACATTGCCTCCTGCTGCGCCGCCCGCAGCAGCCACCCCTCCAGCAAGGCGGTGAAGAACCGGTTCATGTCCGAGTTCGTCGACACCATCTGACCCGCAGCCCATGCCGCCGACGGATCGATCTCCGTCACATCCCGCAGCCGGCCACCGGCCCCCTCCTGGTGATAAGCGCGCGGATGCGCCTCACGGATGGTGCGGTCACGCGGCGCCGGAAAATACGTGTGCCGCAACCCGAGCCGCTGCACCACCCGCCGGCCGATCTCCTCCGCCAACGGCCGCCGCGCCACCTTCTCGACGATCAGCCCGGCCAGCACGTAATTCGTATTGCTGTAGTGGAACGTCTTCCCGTCCCGGGACGTGGCCCCATGCTTGAACGCGATCTCCAGCAACTCCCGCGGCTCCATGTACCGCCCCTGCGTGATCGCCTCCTCCACCTCCGCCTCGTAGTCCGGAATCCCACTCGTGTGCTGGAGCAGCTGCCGCACCGTGACGGTCCGCCCGTCGAACCCGTCCCCCCGCACCACACCCGGCAGATACTCCTCCACCGTGTCATCCAGCCCCAGCCGCCCCTCACCCACTAACTGCAACACCACCACAGCGGTGAACACCTTCGTATTGCTCCCGATCCGCACCTGCCCATCCCGAGGCACCGCCGCGCCCGAAGCCAGATCACCGACCCCAGCGGTATACGTCCGCGTACGCCCCTCCCCATCCGACACGGACGCCAACGCCCCCGGCACCCCACCCTCCCGCACCAGCCCGTCCAGCCCCTGCTGCACCCCGTCCGGCCGACCAGCAGCAATCGCCACCGGCTGCCCGACCACCCCCAAGGCCACCACCCCGACCGCCACCGCGGCCACCATCCGCCTCGCCACCACACCCATGGGCCAACCCCCAGCAATCGCAGGAACACCGTGCTCCACGCACCATCCCCCGCCCACGCCCACCCACGGCATCCCGCTACCCACCCACCCCAGGTGGGGCAAACCCCCCTAACTGGCCTGAGCGCCCTGCTGACCGCCCACCCCATCGCGGCCCACGCCCGTGTCGCGCACACCCGCAGCCAGGACACGGCCCCCGCGTAACCACCCGCGGTGGCCGCCAGGCAAAGGTGGCCACCGCAGCTGCAAGGATGGCGCCGTCCCGAGTGTGTGCCGCGCCGGATCAACCGGCAGCGACCTGTTCGTCGCCAGCGCCGACCCGTGAGGCGCATGGCGCCCGCTCAGGCGTCCACGCCGAACGGCTTCGTTTGGGGCCGGTCTGGCGTTGGCGGCAGGCCGTCGATCAACGGCCCTTGCTCCAGCACACTGGCGCGCGTGCAGCCGCTTGGCAAGTAATCCGTTGCGCCATGGGACTTTGACAACGAATTTAGTGGCATGTCTGGTCATCTAGTTACCATTTCGCTAGTCTCTGGTCCGACCCTTCTCCAACGACTTGCTCAGGTACGGCTGTTGCCCGGCGTATGTCCCGCACCTGTTCCGTGCCCTCCTGCGCGGAGACCGGACCGCTCCGGGCCTGCCGGACGGGCCGCCGACCCCTGCGAAACGCCGCACGCGGCACTCCTGGCACTCGCGGCACAGCGATGAGCGGCCCTGACAGTCTCGACGGAAAGACCCGATATGACCGAGCAGACGCCCAGCTCTGACCTGCAAGAGACGGAACGCACCCGCCATCGCCGCTTGCGAGAGCAGGGCAGTGTGAGCCGGGCCGATCTCGACGCCATCCTGAAGGCCGGCTTCCTGTGCCACCTCGGTGTGGTCGTCGACGGCACCCCCATGGTGGTTCCGACCGTGTACGGCGCTGACGAGAACACTCTGTACTTCCACGGCTCGGTCGCCAGCCGAAGCCTGATCGCATCGCCGCGGGCCACGATCTGCCTGACGGTGACCCACGTCGACGGCCTGGTCCTGTCCCGGTCGGTATTCGAACACGGAGTCAACTACCGCAGCGCCATGGTGTATGGAGTGCCCCGGACGGTCACCGATCCCGAGGAGAAACTCGAGGGCCTGCGGCTGCTCACCGAGCACACCGCGCCTGGTCAGTGGGACTATGCGCGCCGACCCAACCGCAAGGAGCTCGCCGCGACCGCGTTGCTCGCGCTGTCCCTGGACGAGGCATCGGTGAAGGTGCGTACCGGTCCGCCGGAGGACGGCGACGGGCCTGACGCCGAACTGGGAATCTGGGCAGGCGTCATCCCCCTGCACACCGTGTGGGGCGCCTTGGACCCCGACCCCTTGCTTGACGAGGGCATCACGGCACCGGCGCACCTCGTCGCGCGGGCCCACCAGCACCTCGGGTAACCCTCGCGTGAGCCTCCCGGTGGGTCCCTCGACCCGCTTGGCCCTCATGGGCCGCAATCGCATGGGCGCATCCTGCCGTCAGTGCGGCTCCAGGGCGCAAGGGAAGTGGCGGCCGGGACACGCTCCCGCGGCCGGAGACGCCGTGCCGCAACCCTCCGCCTCGCGCTCAGCGCCACTTTGACTGTTCGGCCCGACTCCCGTGGGCTGCCGAGCCGGTCCATAAGCGGCGCGTCGGGCGTGTCACCCCGCACGCCGTCCACCGCGTGCGGATCACCCGCCGCGATCTCCCACGCCAGACGCTCGGCCTGGAGCGCTACGCGGGCGATGGTTTTCAACGGGGCGCAGGTGGGCGGCCGGATCGTCGCAAGGGGGCAGGGACCGCTCCTCCACGAACAGGATGACGACCGGCCGCAAAATCCTCGGCCGTCGCGGAGGCCTTGCCGGTATGGCGTTCGGTCACCGCCGCGGCGGCGCCGGCCGGCCGGAAGATCCGTGAGCTGGAGGGACGGGTGATCGGCGGAGCCGCCAAAGACAGCAGAGCGCACCGCTGTGCCGGGACCACGGCTGAGCAGAGTCATCCCCACCGGCGCGGCGGCAAATCGCCGCACGGTGTCGAGGACGTCGTCGGTGAGCATGCGCTGCTCGTCGGTGAGGACGCTGACCAGCCCGATCCGGTGGCCCCATCGCCGTCATTCGTCGTCGACTTCTGCCGAGCTCTGGGCATCATGCATCGAAGATCCCAGCCCGAGATGGGCAGCTCGGCTGTGATCCCGGACCTGCTGTCGTACTCATCGAGGCGGCCAGTGTCGTGGCCCTGCTGTTATTGGTCGAGCGACGCAGCTGCGATCGGCGTCAGCTCCGGCCCTTGGAGTTCGACCTGCCGGGCCACCAAGCCTTCGGCGTCAACCTCGAATTAGAACCAGATGTCTTCCTCGTCCCAGTAGCAGCGCATCCATGTGGTCACCGGTCCAGCTGATCGCCCCGCCCCGCTCGAGGAACTTCTGTTCCAGGGACCGCTGCTGGTGCTGTGGCTCCCAGCCGGTGCCCGGCCCGGTCAGGGCGGCTGGCTGGTCGAGCAGCGGGAGGGCCTGGCCGTAGGAGAGCCGTGACAGGTCCGCACCCGGACAGACATCCCGGGCAGTGAGCGCCTTGCCGGGGCCGGGCCTCGCCCGTGCCAGCCCCCCACTGTCGACGGTCTCGTAATCCCCCGGGCAATCGTCATGCAACTCCCCAGGTGTCCGGGGGCAGTGGCCGGTGGGCGCCGGGCCGTCCGGCGTGCTCGGAGCGGCGCGACTCATATCGCAGGTCCCGACGTCCGACACCTCTAAGCGGATAGTTCATCCGCTTGTGTGTTACCGTCCGGGTAAGCGGATGAACTATCCGAATATCTGGGTGGAGGGGCACATGACGAAGACAGCTGTGGTCACAGGGGGGGACGGCCGGCATCGGACTGGAGACGGCCATGGGACTGGCCGACGCCGGGTTCTCGGTCACCGTGGTCGGACGCAATGCCGACCGCGGTGCCCGGGCGGTCGACCGGATCAACGCAACGAACCCGGCGCATCCCGGACGTTTCCTGGCCGCCGACCTCGGCTCGCTCGGCCAGGTGCGCGCGCTCGCCGACCGGATCGCCGCTGAGCACACCGCCTCCGGCGACCCGCTGACCGTGCTGGTCAACAACGTCGGGGCGATGTTCCGGCAGCGACAGACCCTGGACGGCATCGAAGCGTCGTTCGTCGTCAACCACCTCTCGTCGTACCTGCTGACGGAACTGCTGCTGCCCACGCTGACAAGCGGGGCGCCGAGCAGGATCGTGAACGTGACCTCGGGCGCGGTGGGGCTCGCGAAGAGAACCTTCGACGCCGTCGAGCCGCCCGGCGGCTACTACGGCTTCCACTGGTACGGCCGCGCCAAGCTCGCCAACCTCGCCTACACGCTCGACCTGGCGAACCGGCTGAAGGGCACGGCCGCCTCCGTCTTCGCCGCCGACCCGGGAGGCGCCGCGACCGACATGACCAACGGCACCATGTCCGACCCGAGGATCGTCGCACCGGCCCTGCGACTGCTGTGGCCGCTGGTGCACCGCAAGTTCGAACGCTCCACCTCGGGTCCGGCGTCCGTGGCTGCCCGGCCCTCGATCGTCGCCGCCACTGACGAAGCCCTCGCGGGCCGGACCGGCATCGTCATAGGGGCCCAGGCGCACCCGGTGACGCCGCTGCGCGCAGCGACCGACCCCCGCATCGCCCAGGACGTGCGCCGGCTCAGTGAACGGTACGCACCACTCACCCTCACCTGACCCGCCAGGCGGTGCGGATGCTGTCGGCGGCGTCATCCGGATGGAGAATCCGGTTAGCATGTCCCCCATGACGATGCCCCTGCGCAAGGATGCGGCCCGCAACTGGGACCGGATCGTCGCGGTCGCCCGCGCGCTGGTCGACCAGGGCACACCACTGCAGCTGAACGACGTCGCCAGCCGCGCCGGACTCGGAGTCGGCACCGTCTACCGGCACTTCGCCACCCCCGAAGCGCTACTGGAGACCGTCGCCACTCCCTGCCTGGAAGCCCTGGCCGGCCACGGCCAGCAGGCTCTGACCGGTACCGACCCCTGGCGCGCACTCGAAGGCTTCCTGTTCCGCACCGTCGAAGCGCAGGTCACCGACGCGTCCCTCGCCCCGGTCACCGCGGCAGCCACCGACACCCTGCCGCGCACCACGGAACTCAAAGAGACGCTTCGAGCGGTCGGCACCGCACTCCTCGGCCGGGCTCGCGATGCCGGAGCGGTCCAACCGGACCTAGCCGCCGCCGACCTCCTCCCGCTCATGTGCGGCATCGCCCACGCCGTCAACGTCCACGGCGGCACACCCGCCGAACGGATCGACACCGCACATCGCTACCTGGCCACACTCCTCGAAGGACTGCACACTACGCCGCAGCACCCGTGAGAACACCGCCCGCGGACCAACCGGGGCGATCCATACCTGCCGCCACGACCTGTATGGCACACCGGTCTGCGATCACTGCCAGGGAATCGTGACCACGAGCATGGGCAATTCCCTGACGCGGAAACGGTCGAAGATGGGGAATTCCGTGACCGCCGACACGCCCCGTCAAACCTGCGCAGCGCAGGAGGGCATCGCCGCGCGCCACCTGCCGCGTGCGGGCCCCCAGCGCTAGTTCAGAGAACGACCAGGCCAAAACTGATCGCACCTGGCCGAATGAGACGCATATGCGCTTCTCCTTGCAAAGGCTCTCAATCAGGCACCGCACCATCCGCGGCCCCTTCACCGCCGCAGGAGCGCCGGCCGGGCGCACACCGGTGCCTGGCCAGCGGCCCCGGCCGTGCCGAAGCGCGATAGTTGACGCAGCGGCAGGATTGTTGTCATCCGGACTGCTGACAGGATCTACGGTGACGGGATGAACGACGATCCCGTGAG
This Streptomyces sp. NBC_00539 DNA region includes the following protein-coding sequences:
- a CDS encoding serine hydrolase domain-containing protein, with the translated sequence MGVVARRMVAAVAVGVVALGVVGQPVAIAAGRPDGVQQGLDGLVREGGVPGALASVSDGEGRTRTYTAGVGDLASGAAVPRDGQVRIGSNTKVFTAVVVLQLVGEGRLGLDDTVEEYLPGVVRGDGFDGRTVTVRQLLQHTSGIPDYEAEVEEAITQGRYMEPRELLEIAFKHGATSRDGKTFHYSNTNYVLAGLIVEKVARRPLAEEIGRRVVQRLGLRHTYFPAPRDRTIREAHPRAYHQEGAGGRLRDVTEIDPSAAWAAGQMVSTNSDMNRFFTALLEGWLLRAAQQEAMLTTVPIGDSGAGYGLGLMRRPLSCGGVYWGHGGDITGFETRGGVTSEGRAVSIAVTTDPADYAVTQRLEGLVDQVLCR
- a CDS encoding pyridoxamine 5'-phosphate oxidase family protein — translated: MTEQTPSSDLQETERTRHRRLREQGSVSRADLDAILKAGFLCHLGVVVDGTPMVVPTVYGADENTLYFHGSVASRSLIASPRATICLTVTHVDGLVLSRSVFEHGVNYRSAMVYGVPRTVTDPEEKLEGLRLLTEHTAPGQWDYARRPNRKELAATALLALSLDEASVKVRTGPPEDGDGPDAELGIWAGVIPLHTVWGALDPDPLLDEGITAPAHLVARAHQHLG
- a CDS encoding SDR family NAD(P)-dependent oxidoreductase, producing the protein MGLADAGFSVTVVGRNADRGARAVDRINATNPAHPGRFLAADLGSLGQVRALADRIAAEHTASGDPLTVLVNNVGAMFRQRQTLDGIEASFVVNHLSSYLLTELLLPTLTSGAPSRIVNVTSGAVGLAKRTFDAVEPPGGYYGFHWYGRAKLANLAYTLDLANRLKGTAASVFAADPGGAATDMTNGTMSDPRIVAPALRLLWPLVHRKFERSTSGPASVAARPSIVAATDEALAGRTGIVIGAQAHPVTPLRAATDPRIAQDVRRLSERYAPLTLT
- a CDS encoding TetR/AcrR family transcriptional regulator, coding for MTMPLRKDAARNWDRIVAVARALVDQGTPLQLNDVASRAGLGVGTVYRHFATPEALLETVATPCLEALAGHGQQALTGTDPWRALEGFLFRTVEAQVTDASLAPVTAAATDTLPRTTELKETLRAVGTALLGRARDAGAVQPDLAAADLLPLMCGIAHAVNVHGGTPAERIDTAHRYLATLLEGLHTTPQHP